The Metamycoplasma phocicerebrale genome includes a region encoding these proteins:
- the hrcA gene encoding heat-inducible transcriptional repressor HrcA encodes MDNNEQKTPVLKDRHLNIFKMIVEVFFETGEPVGSKKLVESKQLKLSSATIRNIMAELEEIGFLEKPHTSGGRIPSTKGLEFYTLNIAYDPQKFWNQKLEDLLAKRRLNIDTTLDEAANLIGKMAHFTVVASSNNQGERLRSIQLIPLNEISAVIVIVTSSGNVQNKIFNFEKNIELNDLRIAIRLLKERLIDTPLVELATKTQALIPLFKEKIVNYEIILQKFIKTIFTFEEKIENKTYNKNAIILSKNISRAEIVKVLDLIEHQSVWETIENNIDEDNNIKLDYSRPNLNIISKKINFDNDKNIKEITIVGPKNIDIEEGLEAITVLEKLVKKGCK; translated from the coding sequence ATGGATAATAATGAACAAAAAACCCCAGTTTTAAAAGATAGGCATTTGAATATTTTTAAAATGATTGTTGAAGTGTTTTTTGAAACAGGCGAACCGGTTGGCTCTAAAAAATTGGTAGAGTCTAAACAATTAAAACTTTCTTCAGCAACAATTAGAAACATAATGGCTGAATTAGAAGAAATAGGTTTTTTAGAAAAGCCACATACATCTGGAGGAAGAATTCCTTCAACCAAAGGTTTAGAATTTTATACTTTGAATATAGCTTATGATCCACAAAAATTTTGAAATCAAAAATTAGAAGATTTGTTAGCTAAAAGAAGATTAAATATTGATACAACTTTAGACGAGGCTGCAAATCTTATAGGAAAAATGGCTCATTTTACAGTTGTTGCTTCTTCTAATAATCAAGGTGAAAGATTAAGAAGTATTCAATTAATACCTTTAAATGAAATATCAGCTGTAATTGTTATAGTTACAAGTAGCGGTAATGTTCAAAATAAAATTTTTAATTTTGAAAAAAATATAGAATTGAATGATTTAAGAATAGCTATAAGATTATTAAAAGAAAGATTAATTGATACTCCTTTGGTAGAATTAGCTACAAAAACACAAGCCCTTATCCCTTTATTTAAGGAAAAAATAGTTAATTATGAAATAATTCTTCAAAAGTTTATTAAAACAATTTTTACATTTGAAGAAAAAATAGAAAACAAAACTTATAACAAAAATGCAATAATACTTTCAAAAAATATTTCTAGAGCAGAAATAGTAAAGGTTTTAGACCTTATTGAACATCAATCAGTTTGAGAAACTATTGAAAACAATATTGATGAAGATAATAACATAAAACTAGATTATTCAAGGCCTAATTTAAATATAATTAGTAAAAAAATAAATTTTGACAATGATAAAAATATAAAAGAAATAACAATAGTAGGCCCTAAAAATATCGATATTGAAGAAGGGTTAGAAGCTATTACAGTATTGGAGAAACTAGTTAAGAAAGGATGTAAATAA
- a CDS encoding nucleotide exchange factor GrpE, whose protein sequence is MWVFKKHDLVNLLLKIRKKSKNNSEEVQQKYSYIWDYDEPEEIILKIIKEGKQAGEKELYYSSKKEKYILELLSVEQLDKNAQRLIQDVENLKVNTKELLEISKKDKNIINSLRSEIDNLNLKLIEDANKYKTEVINIQSKAQEMVNAHKKKTSEHQENQISEIKKYALQSFVEDLLQPLNNFELAIKAAKKGDNPILNNFIVGFEMLYNQIYNKFIDIGLSKIEPKVGDIFDADIHQIYDLVASDMPKDTILEVKNTGYRLHDRVIKPALVIVSK, encoded by the coding sequence ATGTGAGTATTTAAAAAACATGATTTAGTAAATTTGTTACTAAAAATAAGAAAGAAATCAAAAAATAATTCAGAAGAAGTTCAACAAAAATACTCTTATATATGAGATTATGATGAACCAGAAGAAATAATTTTAAAAATAATAAAAGAAGGCAAACAAGCAGGTGAAAAAGAATTGTATTATTCTTCTAAAAAAGAAAAATACATACTTGAATTATTATCAGTAGAACAACTAGATAAAAATGCTCAAAGACTTATACAAGATGTAGAAAATTTAAAAGTTAACACAAAAGAATTGTTAGAAATTTCAAAAAAAGATAAAAATATAATTAATTCCTTGCGCTCAGAAATTGACAATTTAAATTTAAAATTAATTGAAGATGCAAATAAATATAAAACAGAAGTTATTAATATTCAATCAAAAGCACAAGAAATGGTTAATGCCCACAAAAAGAAAACTTCTGAACATCAAGAAAATCAAATAAGTGAAATTAAAAAATATGCTTTGCAATCTTTTGTTGAAGATTTATTGCAACCACTTAATAATTTTGAATTAGCTATAAAAGCGGCAAAAAAAGGGGATAACCCAATTTTAAATAATTTTATAGTAGGTTTTGAAATGCTATATAATCAAATTTATAACAAGTTTATAGATATTGGTTTATCAAAAATAGAACCAAAAGTAGGAGATATATTTGATGCTGATATACACCAAATTTATGATTTGGTAGCTTCAGATATGCCGAAGGATACAATTCTTGAAGTTAAAAATACAGGTTATAGATTACATGATAGGGTTATTAAGCCAGCATTAGTAATAGTTTCAAAATAA
- the lon gene encoding endopeptidase La: MKLPFIPIKKQIILPYNQDEIRVGKPNSILAMEKSIKSTSHKRKIVIAFIKEEFQNNTNIDNVNQLEEYGIIAKITKNVPNSEGIYKLSLETLEPIKINKLESEKPKDDNVEEKPYIYLDYDVIENNKKIDLKVLNPYIFTLTQKLLDLKNSIGSYPSIVSKSLGSKEDIVYFQNEWQKLVDTLNILDSYKEFDINFWNILAKIKLSFSRQEHLSLFPFTAEQLIKGVIEKISLKVASNQVDFELTKKLNEEMESSQRDFLLREKMKQLRSMLNDEKADNVDNLEKDPEQSKRYPKYVLDALRAEQSRLASMMASSPEANVSKTYIDLILTLPWRKVSKELIDINRVREILDKHHFGLEKPKERILEFISVLTHTKTKNVDQEYTPIKGDNDNFIDNKLFVNKTGDTFNNPVNNIPILTLIGPPGTGKTTLAKSIAEALQRKFIKVSLGGVKDESEIRGHRRTYVGAMPGKIISAIKKAGVSNPVILLDEIDKMSSDFRGDPTSAMLEVLDPEQNANFQDHYLDLEYDLSKVLFIATANSYDSIPAPLIDRVELLELSTYTTKEKLEIAKSHLMPKVLDQNALTKKQIQISDDVIEFIIRSYTRESGVRELKRILDNIARKIVVKILDKEIKDEFVVTKDISIEFLGPIKFEDDENENKDQIGVVNGLAYTSFGGSTLAIEVTQFPGKDGLKLTGQLKDVMKESAQIALAYVRANAKKFGIDFNFENNSIHIHVPAGAIPKDGPSAGVTFTTSIISALSKKPVPANVGMTGEITLRGKVLPIGGLKEKSLAAAQFGIKKIFIPFDNKKNLIDVPEEVKKEVTFIPVKYYEEIFKELFSN; encoded by the coding sequence ATGAAATTACCATTTATACCAATTAAAAAACAAATTATTTTACCATATAATCAAGACGAAATTAGAGTTGGAAAACCTAATTCGATTTTAGCTATGGAAAAATCAATTAAATCAACATCACACAAAAGAAAAATAGTTATTGCTTTTATTAAGGAAGAATTTCAAAACAATACTAATATTGACAATGTTAATCAATTAGAAGAATATGGAATAATCGCAAAAATAACAAAAAATGTTCCCAATTCAGAAGGCATTTACAAATTATCTTTAGAAACTTTAGAACCTATTAAAATAAATAAATTGGAATCTGAAAAACCAAAAGACGACAACGTTGAAGAAAAACCTTATATTTATTTAGATTATGATGTTATAGAAAATAACAAAAAAATTGATTTAAAAGTTTTGAATCCTTATATTTTTACTTTAACTCAAAAATTATTAGACTTGAAAAATAGTATAGGATCATATCCTTCAATCGTGTCAAAAAGTTTAGGATCAAAAGAAGATATAGTTTATTTTCAAAACGAATGACAAAAACTTGTAGATACATTAAATATTTTGGATTCGTATAAAGAATTTGATATTAATTTTTGAAACATACTAGCAAAAATTAAATTATCATTTTCTCGTCAAGAACATTTAAGTTTATTTCCTTTTACTGCCGAACAACTTATTAAAGGTGTAATTGAAAAAATTTCTTTAAAAGTGGCTTCTAATCAAGTTGATTTTGAATTAACTAAAAAATTAAATGAAGAAATGGAAAGTTCTCAAAGAGACTTTTTATTAAGAGAAAAAATGAAGCAACTAAGAAGCATGTTAAATGATGAAAAAGCCGATAATGTAGATAATCTAGAAAAAGATCCCGAACAAAGTAAAAGATATCCAAAATATGTTTTGGATGCATTAAGAGCAGAACAATCTAGATTGGCTAGCATGATGGCTTCTAGTCCCGAGGCCAACGTTTCAAAAACTTATATTGATTTAATACTAACTTTACCTTGAAGAAAAGTAAGTAAAGAATTAATTGATATTAATAGGGTTAGAGAGATCTTGGATAAACATCATTTTGGCCTTGAAAAACCTAAAGAAAGAATTTTAGAATTTATTTCTGTTTTAACTCACACCAAAACTAAAAATGTTGATCAAGAATATACTCCTATCAAAGGTGATAACGATAATTTTATTGATAATAAATTATTTGTTAATAAGACGGGCGATACATTTAATAACCCAGTTAATAATATTCCAATATTAACCTTAATAGGCCCTCCAGGCACTGGTAAAACTACTTTGGCCAAATCTATTGCAGAAGCCTTACAAAGAAAATTTATAAAAGTTTCTTTAGGTGGAGTTAAAGATGAAAGCGAAATTAGAGGGCATAGACGAACATACGTTGGAGCAATGCCGGGCAAAATAATTTCTGCAATAAAAAAAGCGGGAGTATCAAATCCTGTAATTTTGCTTGATGAAATTGATAAAATGTCTTCTGATTTTAGAGGAGATCCTACAAGCGCTATGCTTGAGGTTTTAGACCCTGAACAAAATGCAAATTTTCAAGATCATTATTTGGATTTAGAATATGATTTATCAAAAGTGCTATTTATAGCTACAGCAAATAGTTATGATTCAATTCCTGCGCCTTTAATTGATCGTGTTGAATTATTAGAATTATCAACCTATACAACAAAAGAAAAATTAGAAATTGCAAAAAGTCATTTAATGCCCAAAGTTTTAGATCAAAATGCTTTAACAAAAAAACAAATACAAATTTCTGATGATGTAATAGAATTTATTATTAGATCTTATACAAGAGAAAGTGGTGTTCGTGAACTAAAACGTATTTTAGATAATATAGCGCGTAAAATTGTTGTTAAAATTTTAGATAAAGAAATAAAAGATGAATTTGTTGTAACAAAAGATATTTCAATCGAATTTTTAGGCCCAATTAAATTTGAAGATGATGAAAATGAAAATAAAGATCAAATTGGTGTAGTTAATGGGTTGGCTTATACAAGTTTTGGTGGCTCTACATTAGCAATTGAAGTAACTCAATTTCCAGGAAAAGACGGCTTAAAACTAACAGGACAATTAAAAGACGTTATGAAAGAATCTGCTCAAATAGCTTTAGCATATGTTAGAGCAAATGCTAAAAAATTTGGTATAGATTTTAATTTTGAAAACAATTCAATTCATATTCACGTCCCTGCTGGAGCAATACCTAAAGATGGTCCATCTGCCGGAGTAACATTTACTACCTCTATTATTAGTGCCCTTTCTAAAAAACCAGTTCCTGCTAACGTAGGTATGACAGGAGAAATTACTTTAAGAGGAAAAGTATTACCAATAGGTGGATTAAAAGAAAAATCTCTTGCTGCCGCTCAATTTGGAATAAAGAAAATATTTATTCCATTCGATAATAAGAAAAATTTAATAGATGTTCCTGAAGAAGTCAAAAAAGAAGTAACATTTATTCCTGTTAAATATTATGAAGAAATATTTAAAGAATTATTTAGTAATTAA
- a CDS encoding IS30 family transposase, with protein MNYKAFKKYFHISYEERFFIKKLMDNGYSIRKIARRLRRSPSTVSREIKRNLDLTGNYDSCAANIKSFKRHSHKYMFRFNVNFSYKEFTNIFIQKYDKKFFGIKSTYHYIKTNFKIKLPSLRTVFNWIKSNQWTIKKHNRLRSFYKKGGKRTASVVSRLVTSASYVFPIWTRPKSVDLRQEYGHWEADLVIGKRSTGFRNILTLTERKTRIGFATFVLSKSGYEINTQLRKLIKENSLIVKSITIDNGIEFEKIGILAKWLKIKIYRAEPYASFQRGSNENWNGLIRREYKKGFNFNTINIETLQNISNKINEMPREILGWKSSKELFLKENYI; from the coding sequence ATGAATTATAAAGCATTTAAAAAATATTTTCACATTTCTTATGAAGAAAGATTTTTTATCAAAAAATTAATGGATAATGGCTATTCAATACGAAAAATTGCTAGACGATTACGCAGAAGTCCTTCAACCGTTTCTAGAGAAATAAAAAGAAATCTTGATTTAACTGGAAATTATGATTCTTGTGCAGCAAATATAAAATCGTTTAAAAGACATTCTCATAAATATATGTTTAGATTTAATGTTAATTTTAGCTATAAAGAATTTACTAACATTTTTATTCAAAAATATGACAAAAAGTTTTTTGGTATAAAATCAACATATCACTATATTAAAACTAATTTTAAAATTAAATTACCATCACTAAGAACTGTTTTTAATTGGATAAAAAGCAATCAATGAACAATTAAAAAACATAATAGATTAAGGAGTTTTTATAAAAAGGGCGGCAAACGAACAGCTTCAGTTGTAAGCAGATTAGTTACAAGCGCTAGCTATGTTTTTCCGATTTGAACTAGACCTAAATCTGTAGATTTAAGACAAGAATATGGTCATTGAGAAGCTGATCTAGTAATTGGCAAGCGCAGCACTGGTTTCAGAAATATTTTAACTTTAACAGAACGAAAAACAAGAATAGGCTTTGCAACATTTGTTTTAAGTAAATCAGGTTATGAAATTAATACTCAACTACGCAAGCTAATAAAAGAAAATAGTTTAATTGTTAAAAGTATAACAATTGACAATGGTATAGAATTTGAAAAAATAGGAATATTAGCCAAATGATTAAAAATAAAAATTTATCGAGCTGAACCTTATGCATCATTTCAACGTGGTTCAAATGAAAATTGAAATGGTTTAATTAGAAGGGAATATAAAAAAGGTTTTAACTTTAATACAATCAACATTGAAACGTTACAAAATATTTCAAATAAAATAAATGAAATGCCAAGAGAAATACTTGGTTGAAAATCTTCAAAAGAACTATTTTTAAAAGAAAATTACATCTAA
- the gap gene encoding type I glyceraldehyde-3-phosphate dehydrogenase → MKTKIAINGFGRIGRLIFREIWNDKNLEVVGINDLTDAKTLAHLLKYDTAHGTFKNEIKNTEKSIIIDNKEFPIFSEKDPSQLPWKKLNVDIVIEGTGRFLTTELAGLHIKAGAKKVLITAPSKSPEVKTIVYSVNENTLDKNDVIVSGASCTTNCLAPVLNVLQNNFGIVKGFMTTIHSYTADQRLQDAPHNDLRRARAAASNMIPTTTGAAKSIGKVIPSLKGKMNGIALRVPTITGSIIDVTLELEKDTTVEEINKVMKKSASESLFYTDEPIVSSDVIGSNAGSIFDSLLTQVLEVDGKKLYKVYAWYDNESSFVNQYIRTLKHLANLK, encoded by the coding sequence ATGAAAACAAAAATAGCTATAAATGGTTTCGGCAGAATTGGTCGTTTAATTTTTAGAGAAATATGAAATGACAAAAATTTAGAAGTTGTAGGGATTAATGATTTAACTGATGCTAAAACATTGGCACATTTATTAAAATATGATACAGCTCATGGAACATTTAAAAATGAAATAAAAAATACAGAAAAATCTATTATTATTGACAATAAAGAATTTCCTATTTTTAGTGAAAAAGATCCTTCACAATTACCATGAAAAAAACTAAATGTAGATATAGTAATTGAAGGCACTGGTAGATTTTTAACAACAGAATTAGCAGGACTACATATAAAAGCAGGAGCTAAAAAAGTTTTAATTACAGCCCCTTCAAAAAGCCCTGAAGTGAAAACAATTGTATATTCAGTTAATGAAAATACTCTTGACAAAAACGACGTTATTGTATCGGGCGCCTCATGTACAACCAACTGTTTAGCACCTGTTCTAAATGTTTTACAAAATAATTTTGGGATTGTAAAAGGTTTTATGACTACAATACACTCATATACAGCAGACCAAAGACTTCAAGATGCTCCACACAATGATTTAAGAAGAGCAAGAGCAGCAGCATCAAATATGATTCCAACTACAACAGGAGCAGCTAAATCAATTGGAAAGGTTATTCCTAGTTTAAAAGGAAAAATGAATGGTATTGCTTTAAGAGTACCAACAATAACAGGTTCTATCATTGATGTAACATTAGAATTGGAAAAAGATACTACTGTGGAAGAAATTAATAAAGTAATGAAAAAAAGTGCTTCAGAATCGTTATTTTACACAGATGAACCTATTGTTTCAAGTGATGTTATTGGTTCTAATGCAGGCTCAATTTTCGATTCTCTTTTAACACAAGTTTTGGAAGTAGATGGCAAAAAACTATATAAAGTATATGCCTGATATGATAATGAATCTTCATTTGTTAATCAATATATAAGAACTTTAAAACATTTAGCTAACCTTAAATAA
- a CDS encoding MSC_0618 family F1-like ATPase beta subunit translates to MTGTITKFWSDIVEIEFKKGDLPKIDQLLTLHNEKSFLLVKRIINNTTIRAIVIYTDKDININDEVKSTNQSFMVPVGHNSKNNIYNFWGEPQLPVRGSSIKKVEMNSTINNTKFLDNELEIVETGIKAIDFFMPIIKGYKLGIFGGAGVGKTVLMKELIFNVNRKDEKTSNIFIGSGERSREAIELFNELKDSDLMKNSVMYISKMNESPGARMSIVPIGVTAAEYLRDVEKEDVLLFVDNMYRFVQAENEVSASLGKRPSIGGYQSTLESDVATVEDRLFKNEKGSITSFQTIFLPMDDLSDPSAVAIFNHLDGNLVLSRAQTAKNLFPAFDPLASSSNSVDEKIIGKRHFNAIIEAKKVLNEYKNLEDVILILGFDELDADSKIVVKKALQLENFFTQNFFMTEQFTKAPGTYVPLEETVESVIRILEGKYIKQSPEIFLYVGSNLDIPTDEELGL, encoded by the coding sequence ATGACTGGAACAATTACAAAATTTTGATCAGATATTGTTGAAATAGAATTTAAAAAAGGTGATTTGCCAAAAATCGACCAATTATTAACATTACACAATGAAAAAAGTTTTTTATTGGTTAAGAGAATTATCAATAATACAACAATTAGAGCTATAGTGATATACACAGATAAAGATATAAATATAAATGATGAAGTAAAAAGTACAAACCAAAGTTTTATGGTTCCTGTAGGACACAATTCAAAAAATAATATTTATAACTTTTGAGGAGAACCACAATTACCAGTAAGAGGGTCTTCAATTAAAAAAGTTGAAATGAACTCAACTATCAACAACACTAAATTCTTAGATAATGAACTAGAAATTGTTGAAACAGGTATTAAGGCAATTGACTTTTTCATGCCTATTATAAAAGGTTATAAATTAGGTATTTTTGGTGGGGCCGGTGTTGGTAAAACTGTATTAATGAAAGAATTAATATTTAATGTTAACCGTAAAGATGAAAAAACTTCTAACATTTTTATAGGTTCCGGAGAGCGTTCTCGTGAAGCTATCGAATTATTTAATGAATTAAAAGATTCAGATTTAATGAAAAACTCAGTTATGTATATTTCTAAAATGAATGAATCTCCTGGGGCTAGAATGTCAATAGTTCCTATTGGGGTAACAGCAGCTGAATATTTAAGAGATGTAGAGAAAGAAGACGTTTTATTATTTGTTGATAACATGTATCGTTTTGTACAAGCAGAAAATGAGGTTAGTGCTTCTTTGGGTAAAAGACCATCAATTGGTGGATACCAATCAACATTAGAAAGTGATGTTGCAACTGTTGAAGACCGTCTATTTAAAAACGAAAAAGGTTCAATTACTTCATTTCAGACAATATTTTTACCAATGGATGATTTAAGTGACCCTTCAGCTGTAGCAATCTTTAATCACTTGGATGGTAATTTAGTTTTATCTCGTGCACAAACAGCCAAAAACTTATTTCCTGCCTTTGATCCTTTAGCTAGTTCATCAAACTCAGTTGATGAAAAAATTATAGGTAAAAGACACTTTAATGCAATAATAGAAGCTAAAAAAGTTTTAAATGAATATAAAAATTTAGAAGATGTTATTTTAATTTTAGGTTTCGATGAATTGGATGCCGATAGTAAAATAGTGGTTAAAAAAGCATTACAATTAGAAAATTTCTTTACACAAAATTTCTTTATGACTGAACAATTTACAAAAGCGCCAGGAACTTATGTTCCTTTAGAAGAAACAGTTGAAAGTGTTATTAGAATTTTAGAAGGTAAATACATTAAACAAAGCCCCGAAATATTCTTATATGTTGGATCAAATTTAGATATTCCTACAGACGAAGAATTAGGTTTATAA
- a CDS encoding MSC_0619 family F1-like ATPase alpha subunit produces the protein MEVKSKKTTSTRKTRKSKSSNPKVVSIFDYIVKVEGNFEYEQKQMYTLAKNPLIKFILISATKDSGFLLSNSKDSKIGDEVVLVDKKTDIYTSPEHFGKIINIFGDIILPEKTKVKISDSLPSTSIFKLATNLMSVKTLNEQLYTGITIVDLLIPIGKGQRELIIGDRQTGKTHIALNTIINASKNGIKSVYVAIGQKRESISRVYKMLEEHDALKNTIILYAPGTNVYEQYLAPYIGMAHAENISNEDDVLIVFDDLTKHANIFREIALLTNKPVGKEAMPGNMFFAHSSLLERAGSFEHRKTITALPIVQTIDGDITSLISSNIISITDGQIVTSTELFSAGKLPAIDINLSVSRTGSMVQGRTMARVATDIGKTYHKFKHHLKLAMLDYDFNEETTQLLYKGKMIDKMFLQRGFSLYSQRFLLLMSKLISWSILNGIKDEQKALEFLNALIDTNEEAKKAFETIKETADYDDNIMRGYFAYALQQYSDYMKLGWVIKLDHKYVNFEDSYLEELAHILGDK, from the coding sequence ATGGAAGTAAAATCTAAAAAAACTACTAGCACAAGAAAAACTAGAAAATCGAAATCTTCTAACCCAAAAGTGGTTTCAATATTTGATTATATTGTTAAGGTTGAAGGTAATTTTGAATATGAACAAAAACAAATGTATACTTTAGCAAAAAATCCATTAATTAAATTTATATTAATTAGCGCTACAAAAGATTCTGGTTTTCTATTATCTAACTCAAAAGATTCTAAAATTGGTGATGAAGTGGTTTTAGTTGATAAAAAAACTGATATATATACAAGCCCAGAACATTTTGGAAAAATAATTAATATTTTTGGAGACATTATTTTACCTGAAAAAACAAAGGTAAAAATATCAGATAGTTTACCATCAACTTCAATTTTTAAATTAGCTACGAATTTAATGTCTGTAAAAACATTAAATGAACAACTATATACTGGAATCACTATTGTGGACTTACTAATACCTATTGGTAAGGGACAACGTGAATTAATTATTGGTGATAGACAAACAGGAAAAACACATATAGCTTTAAATACAATAATAAATGCAAGTAAGAATGGTATTAAATCAGTTTATGTTGCTATTGGGCAAAAAAGAGAATCTATATCTAGAGTATATAAAATGCTAGAAGAACATGATGCCTTAAAAAATACAATTATTTTATATGCACCTGGTACTAACGTTTATGAACAATATTTAGCTCCTTACATTGGTATGGCACACGCAGAAAACATTTCAAATGAAGATGATGTTTTAATTGTGTTTGATGACTTAACAAAACATGCTAATATTTTTAGAGAAATAGCTCTACTAACAAACAAACCTGTAGGTAAAGAAGCTATGCCAGGTAATATGTTTTTTGCTCATTCATCTTTATTAGAAAGAGCCGGTTCTTTTGAACATAGAAAAACTATTACTGCTTTACCAATTGTACAAACAATTGATGGAGATATAACTAGTTTAATTTCATCAAATATAATATCAATTACTGATGGACAAATTGTTACAAGTACAGAATTATTCTCAGCTGGAAAACTACCTGCAATTGATATCAATTTATCTGTGTCAAGAACTGGTTCTATGGTTCAAGGTAGAACAATGGCAAGAGTTGCTACTGATATTGGAAAAACATATCACAAATTTAAACACCATTTAAAACTAGCAATGCTAGATTATGATTTTAATGAAGAAACAACTCAATTGTTATATAAAGGAAAAATGATTGACAAAATGTTTTTACAAAGAGGTTTTTCTCTTTATTCACAACGCTTTCTATTATTAATGTCTAAATTAATTTCTTGAAGTATACTTAATGGAATTAAAGATGAACAAAAAGCCTTAGAGTTTTTAAATGCTCTAATCGACACTAATGAAGAAGCTAAAAAAGCCTTTGAAACCATTAAAGAAACAGCAGATTATGATGATAATATAATGCGTGGATACTTTGCTTATGCTTTACAACAATATTCAGATTATATGAAATTAGGATGAGTAATTAAATTAGATCATAAATATGTAAATTTTGAAGACTCATATTTAGAAGAATTAGCACATATTTTAGGAGATAAATAA